The DNA sequence TCTGCGGCCTTGGGATGCGCGGTGGTGGTGGGGCGCGCGCGGATGCGCGGGGGCTTGTGGCGCCGTGGGGATGCGCGGGGGCGGGCGCGTGCGGATGGCGGGCTGTGGGGCACGTGGGGTTGCGGGTGGCTGCGGATGCGCCGGCGCGTCCGGTTCGTAGGCTGGTGGCATGGCTCTTCCTGACGTCCCCGGCGAGGCGGTGCGCGCCAGCGACCTCGACCCCGGGCAACCCGTCCCCGAGGGCTACGTGCTCCTCGACGTCCGCGAGCGTGAGGAGTGGGACGCCGGGCACGCCCCGGGCGCGGTCCACATCCCCATGGGCGAGCTGCCCACACGGCTCGACGACATCCCTGAGGGGGACCTGCTCGTGGTGTGCCGTACCGGCGGACGCTCGGGCCGGTCCGTCGCCTGGCTCAACCAGGCCGGCTTCGACGCGTACAACGTCGACGGCGGGATGAAGGAGTGGGAGCAGGCGGGGCTGCCGGTCGTCAGCGAGAAGGGCGCGCCGCCCCAGGTGCTGTGACGGGCCCCGGCACCGGCTGATCCCTCTGTTGCCGAACGATCCCTCTGGTGCCGAATGATCCCGGCGGACCACTCTCGCTCGGCGACGGAGGGATCGTTCGCGGTGCGCGGCGGCGCCGGGTCCGGTGACCTCTACGCTTGGGCGCCATGGGTAAGAAGAGCCGCAAGCAGCGCCAGTCCGTGGAGTCGGCCCCGAAGGTGAGGCGGGCGGAGGTCCCCTACGTCGAGCGGCCGTTCGAGGGCATCCCCGCCGAGCCGGACCTCGTCGCCATGCGCGAGGTCATCCCCGCCGCCACGATGCCGGTGCGCACCACCGAGGAGTACGGCGCCCGCGAGGTCCTGCTCGTCACCCTCCTGCCGGACATGCTCCCGGCCCTGCACCGCGAGGACGGCGCGGTGCTGGTCGCGCTGCAGACCCGCATGCACACCGGCGACGCCTCCCGCGACGTCGCCGCCGCCCTCCTCGACGCCCTCGAGCTCGAGCCCGGCACCCCGCTGACGACGGCGGAGCTGCCCGAGCCGGGTCCGCGGCTGCAGGACGTCCTCGACCTCGACGCGCCGTTCGAGATCGCCGTCCACGACACCTTCGACTACTGGCTCACCGAGGAGGGGAAGCAGGAGGAGGGGGTCGGCCACGCCCTCGAGCACGCCAACGAGGAGATCGTCCCGACCGCGAAGGTCGACGGCGTGGACCACGCCTACTGGGTGCGCATGGGCCGTGAGTTCGTCCGCTGGGCGCGGCCGGAGGATCAGGAGCGGGTCCTCGACGCGCTCGCCCGCCTGCACGCCGCTCGTGCCTCGGCCATCGCCGACGGGGCGAAGTTCGTCGGCGCGTTCCGCTCGTGCGGGATCCTCATCCCCGTCTGGGAGCTCGCGCCCGGCACGGAGGCCGACGAGCTCCCCGGTCCGATGGCGGCCTTCGGGACGACCTTCGACGAGGCGCTCGCATCCACGGAGCCGCTCACCGCCGAAGAGCGGCGCGCCCGCGCCGGCATCGTGTCGCGCCAGGTCGCCCTGCGGTAGCCCGCCTCGAGACGTGCGTCACGCCGGTCGTCATGAGGTGGTCAAGGGCGCGCATGGACGAGATGCGCCATTGGTGCAGTTCGTGGATAGGCTTGCCGGGTGAGGCAGGCAGCCAGGTCGCAGCGTGTTGCGGTCATCATCCCCGCCAAGGACGAGGTGGACCGCATCGCGGCGACCGTGCGCGCCGCCCGCGCGATCCCGCACGTCGACCTGGTCCTCGTCGTCGACGACGGCTCGGAGGACGACACCCAGCACGCGGCCCGAGCCGCCGGCGCCGTCGTGGTGCGCCACTCCGTCAACCGGGGCAAGGCCTCGGCGATGGAGACCGGTGCCTCGGTGGCCGCGATGCGCGACGTCGAGGACGCCCCGCCGCGTCTGCTGCTCTTCATCGACGCGGACCTCGGCGACACCGCGGTGGCCACGGCCCCGCTGGTCCCCCCGGTCCTCGCCGGCCTGGCGGACTGCACCATCGCGGTCCTGCCCCCCCAGGCCGGTGCGGGCGGGCACGGCATCGTCACCGGTCTGGCGCGGCGCGCCATCGCCCGCGCCACGGGCTGGACCCCTGCGCAGCCGCTCTCGGGCCAGCGGTGCATGACGCGTGAGGCGTTCGAGGCGGCCAGCCCGCTCTCCCGCGGCTGGGGGGTGGAGACCGGCATGACGATCGACCTCCTCGTCGCCGGGCTCACCGTGCAGGAGGTCCCCTGCGACCTTCGCCACCGGGCCTCGAGCAACGACCTCGCCGGGCAGCTGCACCGCGGTGCGCAGTACCGCGACGTCGCCCTGGCGGTCAACGCCCGACGGCTGCGCGGCGTCCGGGTGCCCAGCTCGCGCCGGGGTGACAACCCGGTGCGCCAGCGGCCCGGCCGGCCCTACCGGGCCTGGGCCCCGCCCGAGGACGTCTCAACCGTACGGGAGTCCGGCGTGGCGCCCTCCGCGGGCTCGGCAGGCGTCGCGCCACCGGGACCTGCTGCCGGGTCGACCCGTTCCCCCGGTTCCCCGGGCCCGGCCGGCTCGGCGGGCGCCGGCGCGGAACGCCGCGGACCGGCCGACTCCGGCGAGGCCTGAACCAGCCACCCGGCGAGCACGGACACCAGGAGCGGCACGGCGAGGGAGATCCCGATCGCGGGGATGACGATCCCGGAGTCGTTGACGGCGAACCCGATGGCGAACGTCGTCGCCAGCGCGGTCAGACCCGGGACGAGCATGACGACGGCGCGGTCGATCCGGGCCGGCGGCGTCGTGCCCACCAGCCAGTCGTAGGGCCCGCCGCCCGTGCCGCGCCGGGCCGACCTCAGCGGGCGGCTCAGCAACAGCACGACCAGGACGATGCCGCCGATCGCCAGGAAGGTCAGGGTCGAGCCGAAGAGGTTGGCGAGGTTCTGCCCGGCCTTGCGGGCCACGACCGACCACAGCCCGCCGTCGAGGACCGTCTCGACGAACCGGCCCAGGTGGGAGCGCTCGCTCGGCGGGCGCAGCCAGTCGACCACGGAGAAGCTCACCGCGACGAGCGCCGTCACGGCGAGCACGGCCAGGACCCGGCGCACGGTCAGGCGCACGCCGAGCGCCAGGAGGGCCAGGACGAGGAAGCCGGGCACGAGGGCGGGCGGGCCGCCGAAGTCGGCGCCGATCGAGGGCAGGCCGTCCAGGGCCGTCGCCGTGGCCCCGATGACCGCGACGGCGCCCGCCGCGAGGCGACGGCGACCGGTGCGCACGAGCGGCTCGGCGACGCACATCGCCACGAGGATCGTCGCGGCGGCGAAGAGGGAGAACGAGGAGTTGTTGAACCCGTAGAACCGCCCGCCCACCTGCGGCTGGATCCCCATGAGGGCGGAGACCTGCAGCCGGGCGCCGGTGAGGGCGTCGACGGCGAGGACGAGGGCGGTGAGCCCGGCGACGACGGCGACCGGGCCCAGCAGCTGCCGGCGCCACGGCCCGGCGAGGGCGACGACGGCGACGACGACCGCCAGCGCCGCGGTGGTCCCGTACAGCACCGCGCCGGGGCTGTCCGCCCGCCACCAGGGGAGGAGGTTGGCGAGGTAGGAGGCCACCGGCACCGCCCCGACGACGACCGCGGCGGCGCGCAGGGCCCGCAGGGCCGTGGCCGGGCGGCGTGAGCGCAGGGCCCCGGCGAGCCGGTCACCGGTGCGGCGGCGGTCGAGCCAGTCGGCGGCGCGATCGAGGACCCGGCGGTTGAGACCGAGGGTGACGACCCCGTAGAGCAGGAGGTTCCCCAGGACGAGGGCGGAGTAGAACGGTCCGACGAGAGGGCGGATCGCGACGGCGTGCCGGCCGACGTCGACGAGGTGCGCGACCCGCTCGGGGCCGGCGCGCCCGTCGGGTGCGGCAGTGACCGGGGCGCCCGCGAGGCCCGGGGGGGCGTCGATCCCCAGGGCGGCCAGCACGGTGGGCGTGAGGTCGGTGGACTGGACCATGCCCGGCTGGCGGGTCGACCGGGTGTCGAGGAGGGAGCCGCCCTCGGTGGCGGTCACGGTGGCCGGTCCCACGGTGGC is a window from the Georgenia muralis genome containing:
- a CDS encoding rhodanese-like domain-containing protein, with the translated sequence MALPDVPGEAVRASDLDPGQPVPEGYVLLDVREREEWDAGHAPGAVHIPMGELPTRLDDIPEGDLLVVCRTGGRSGRSVAWLNQAGFDAYNVDGGMKEWEQAGLPVVSEKGAPPQVL
- a CDS encoding DUF5926 family protein produces the protein MGKKSRKQRQSVESAPKVRRAEVPYVERPFEGIPAEPDLVAMREVIPAATMPVRTTEEYGAREVLLVTLLPDMLPALHREDGAVLVALQTRMHTGDASRDVAAALLDALELEPGTPLTTAELPEPGPRLQDVLDLDAPFEIAVHDTFDYWLTEEGKQEEGVGHALEHANEEIVPTAKVDGVDHAYWVRMGREFVRWARPEDQERVLDALARLHAARASAIADGAKFVGAFRSCGILIPVWELAPGTEADELPGPMAAFGTTFDEALASTEPLTAEERRARAGIVSRQVALR